From the Trifolium pratense cultivar HEN17-A07 linkage group LG4, ARS_RC_1.1, whole genome shotgun sequence genome, the window aagaagaAGAACTAACACAATGAAGTTCTCTTTTCCTGtatttcttttggttttgtTAATGGGTCTATGTGATGCATCTTCTTTGAAGAGCACTTACATAGTGCACGTTGCAAAATCTGAAATGCCAGAGAGTTTCGAGCACCATGCTTTATGGTATGAGTCTTCTTTACAATCTGTATCTGAATCAGCTGAAATGATGTACACTTATGAAAACGCGATTCATGGTTTCTCAACCAGATTAACTGATGAAGAAGCGCGTTTGCTTGAGAGCCAAACGGGGATTCTAGCTGTTTGGCCTGAAGTGAAATATGAACTTCATACAACAAGAACTCCTCAGTTTCTTGGCCTCGATAAATCCGCCGACATGTTGTTCCCTGCATCAAGCACAGGAAGCGATGTTGTCGTCGGTGTTCTCGATACCGGTGTTTGGCCGGAAAGTAAAAGCTTCGACGACACTGGATTTGGTCCTATACCCACAACATGGAAAGGCGCGTGTGAATCGGGTACAAACTTCACAGCTTCAAACTGCAACAAAAAGCTCATCGGAGCAAGATATTTCGCAAAAGGTGCTGAAGCCATGTTAGGTCCTATCGACGAAACAACAGAGTCTAGATCTCCACGAGACGACGACGGTCACGGCACACACACCTCAACAACAGCAGCAGGATCAGTCGTTACAGGTGCAAGTCTCTTCGGTTACGCTTCCGGAACAGCGCGTGGGATGGCCACGCGCGCTAGAGTTGCTGCTTACAAAGTTTGTTGGAAAGGTGGTTGTTTCAGTTCCGATATTTTAGCAGCTATTGATAAAGCTATTTCAGACAATGTTAATGTTCTGTCACTTTCTCTCGGTGGTGGCATGTCTGATTATTACAGAGATAGTGTTGCTATTGGTGCTTTTGCTGCAATGGAGAAAGGGATTCTCGTTTCTTGCTCCGCTGGAAATGCTGGTCCTAGTGCTTATAGTTTATCTAATGTAGCTCCATGGATTACTACCGTGGGTGCTGGCACACTTGATCGTGATTTCCCTGCTTCTGTTAGTCTCGGTAACGGATTAAATTATTCCGGCGTGTCGCTTTATCGAGGCAACGCTTTGCCGGAATCTCCATTACCGTTGATTTATGCAGGGAATGCTACTAATGCTACCAATGGGAATTTATGTATGACTGGAACTTTATCGCCGGAGTTAGTTGCCGGGAAGATTGTTTTATGTGACCGTGGGATGAATGCTAGGGTACAGAAAGGAGCTGTTGTGAAAGCTGCCGGTGGATTGGGAATGGTGCTGAGTAACACGGCGGCGAACGGTGAAGAGCTGGTGGCGGATACTCATTTGTTACCGGCGACGGCAGTTGGTGAGAAAGAAGGTGATGCGATCAAGAAATATTTATTCTCCGATGCGAAATCGACGGTTAAGATTGTGTTTCAAGGAACAAAGGTGGGAGTGCAACCTTCTCCGGTTGTCGCGGCGTTTAGTTCACGTGGTCCCAACTCAATCACACCGCAGATCTTGAAACCTGATCTAATAGCGCCAGGTGTCAACATCTTAGCTGGGTGGTCAAAGGCAGTAGGTCCCACTGGTTTACCAGTTGATGAAAGACGCGTGGATTTCAATATTATCTCTGGTACATCCATGTCGTGTCCTCACGTGAGTGGTTTAGCCGCTTTGATTAAATCGGCTCATCCGGAATGGAGTCCAGCTGCTGTTAGATCGGCTCTTATGACAACGGCTTATACGGCTTACAAAAACGGTAACAAATTGCAAGATAGTGCAACTGGAAAAACCTCCACACCGTTTGATCATGGATCAGGACACGTGGATCCTATTGCTGCACTTAACCCTGGGTTGGTTTATGATTTAACTGTGGATGATTATTTAGGTTTTCTCTGTGCATTAAACTACACAGCAACGCAAATAACAGCTTTGGCAAGGAGAAAGTTCCAGTGTGACGCGGGTAAAAAGTACAGTGTGTCTGATCTTAATTACCCTTCATTTGCCGTTGTTTTTGATACAATGGGTGGGGTTAATACAGTTAAACACACGAGAACTCTTACAAACGTGGGACCCGCGGGAACTTACAAGGCTTCCGTGACGTCTGATTCAAAAGCTGTGAAAATAACGGTTGATCCTGAAGAGTTGAGTTTCAAGGAGAATGAGAAGAAACCGTTTACGGTAACGTTTACTTCTTCGGGTTCGACACCTCAGAAGGTGAATGGATTTGGAAGATTGGAATGGAGTAATGGGAAGAGTATTGTTGGAACTCCAATTTCAATTAGTTGGGATTGATTcttgaaaacaaaacaataaattaattaaccTTGTTATTTAGTAGGTTGATCAAAGGTTCATCACTCACTCGAAGAGGGGTGTGTCTTGATTAACTAGtgattatgtaattttatttttatatatggaAACAAAATGTTGTTTATTGAAATGGAGATTAGTGATAGTTGAGACTGGGACCTTGTGTTTGGTTTGGTGGGTGGGTCTATTTGTTTTCATGGGAGGAAGAGTGAGGGAAAATGAAGTTTCCTTTTGAATTTAATAACAACATTATAATCAATTAACAATAGTACCATGTCGTTCTCTGGATCTGAATTACGACATAACACCGACGTACCCAGAACAATAAATGTATTCAACAACTATTAATGCATATTTTCCATGATGAACTTCGTTATTCATTTCACTCCTTTGGTGTATGTATGATTGGCTTAAAGAACGGAAATTGTAGGTGTGAATTCAATTGTACATTTGCAACTGAGTCTTGAATTCAAACATACTCTTTAAGTCTTAAATAAGTCACAGACTGTTTGCATTGTGTTATTTAGTATTTACCAGTGTTATTGTTCCTGTAACCACCATCCAATCTAAATGAGCAATATGGACATTTCAAAGAATTGCAGATTGCATATATGTCATGTTTCAATTTTTATGGCAAAATATTGATATTGGTTGCTAATTTATTAGGGGATCAATGAGACAGAGATCTGGTAGAGATAGAGGGACACCAGCGCGGGAGAGAGAGACCGAGAGACGGAACAAGGTTGAGGTTTGGAGGGAACTTGATTGTAATTTGGtaagaaataaacacaagttaAACAAGTGTGAAgagtgaatttgaaaaagttcaaTAAATCTCACATTTGAGAGACAACACACGCACATCTCATGATCATAATGTGCGCCGCCATCCGGCTCAGGCTGGGCTTGCGCTTGGTTAATGTATATTGATCCGCGCGGATATACTTGCCCCCCATGACTCAAAGAATTTGTTACGGATCGGGTCCATTTCTTGGCTTATCTACTCcccttttttctcttctttttagtTTCAGAGTTCaactataaataaatagagATTTCGGCCTATCATTATCTTTAAGTGGCCACAATGCTATATTAGAATGGTTTTATACCATATCAGAGTGACCATATTAATCATAATAAATGGTGTATCAGTAATTATTTGAAATCAGTTCGAATTTGACTATTTATCCTTGAAAAACTTGAATCCCCGTTTTAAAGTTGAACGTGTTAATTTCTTCAGcgacatattttaaaaaacagagaaaaatgAGAAAGAAGTAAAAAACTTTTCTGCTTGTGCCACTTCATTTTTTCTATTCAGAACTTCCCTTCaagattaataaaaattgacaaaaataaaaaaattctgaaattgttaggtcgaacGAAACCTAACGCTGACTCCCTCACTTGTGTTATGAGTTTATAATAACTCGTCAatctattgaaaaaaaaaaaaaaaactatggacaaaaactaaaatatatttattttaaatttaaatctaatatattttaaattttaattatattatatttaattggaATCTTTTATTCTTTGTTTGTTCCTATTCACTACACCGTCTTTGTTCGTTGAATTATGTCTCTGTTCGTTGAATTATttcttcataaaataaaaatatcatatcatatatggGGCAATGGTTTGAGGAGTCAGCATAGCATCAACCTAATCATGGGGAACACCAGCATAAAATAAGAAGAGATTCAGCTGGTTATTAATTTATCTTATCTtgataaaaatagaaaacttaTCTAATTATCTCGTCTTCttgataataaaaatagaaaatttatctAAAAGTTGCCACGTGCCCATGAAATACTCATGAATCACCACGTATATTACACTACTACACATTGtgacaattaaaaaaatgatatatttatcttatatatatatattgcaagAGTTCAATCAAGGGGTGTGATCACATTTTTACAATAACATAGGATCAAGATGGAGAAACAAACTGCAAAGGAAACAAAACCAACAAATGATGAATCAAGCAAAGGAAACACTGAAGGGCTTCCATTAGAGGACAGTCCTTACGTGCAATACAAGGATTTAGAAGATTATAAGAGACAGGGTTATGGTACACAAGGTCACCAACAACCTAAGGAAGGTCGTGGAGCTGGTTCTACAGAGGCACCAACTCTTTCTGGTGCTAATGTTGCCTCTCAGGCTGAATTCAATGCTACTAATGTTATTAATAGCAAAGGAGTTCCTTAATTAATTTATGCACTATCTAGTGTTTCTTAATTTGcgttattataaaaataagggaaattgtatttttgttttgttttgttttttaatgcAAGAGTTTTTAGATTATTgtacttttaaattttcatttagCTTCTTGTTGGATTTGGGCTTTCTAAAATGAAGAATTTATTGAAAGTGCGTATTATTAATAATTGATGAATAAATCGAATTTGTTGAAATAATTTGGGGCATTAAAAATTATAACCatggttttattttaatttgtaaaagccaaataatgaattaaaaataagatCAAAGTACAAGGAGTGGTCCAGATCAAAACAACGAGATTCAAATTCTTGTTCAGtccaaaaaccaaaaataaaagtagtccaAAACAATCAAAGCTAGCAAAAAAAGAAGACTAACCAACAAACCACATAAAACTCAAAGAGCACATGCATAATTTATGAGACATTTTGTTGGATGATCCTAGATTGATTCAAATTATTACAAAAACCTTTAGAATGGTACTACCTCCATTACATCCGTTATTAAATAAAAGACCTCTTTACAAGTTTTCTTAATATTTTAAGggcattaattatttctttattaataCACCTCTTTACTAATACACCtctaattaaaattttcatctttttctaCAATTTATAATACTTAAAAAAGCATTAACTTATTCTTTCTTGaagataaaaattataaaaataatatgaatatcAACAAATAATACCACAATCAATCTTTTTAATttctgaaatttttttaatttaggagGGAGATAATACTTTAAAACcaaattatttaatttcttaaaactAAATTATTAGTAGTCTTCTAAATAGACCAAGACACAGCCTCACCAACACCATATATCCTTCAACTTcctttcatatatatatatatatatatatatataacaatttaATTAAACACATTAATAACGTGTTTGATTtgaggtaaaaagaaaaaaagaaagaaaaatacgaAAACCTTTGAGTAATATTTTTGCAACTATAATTAAGTTTAACTATAAATTTATtgttatcgtaaaaaaaaaactataaatttattgttggaacTACTTTTATGTGAACTATATCTACTAAAGAATTAAAGAATCGGACCAGGATTTCATGCATTCGATTTTTGGGTGCAGTCGTGCAGTCATTTCATTTATAGTCATCCGATCAAGATCGGACGGTTATgatttaaaattgtatttattaACTGAATTTATTTAAACCGTCCGATTGTGATCGGACGGCTATAAATCAActgcattgaaattttgattgCACATGATCCATTTCCCTAAAGAATCTTATGCTGAATTTACTTTTAACAACTTCATTCAAAAGTCAATTTTTATTATGGTAAAATCAAACATGTTCTTGTGAGTTTAGTTGAGTtgatatgaaaatattttatatataaagattGAGATTTAAATTTCAGACAATCTACTTATTTATCTTAAAGATAAGATTTATAatctgattaaaaaaaatacaacttgattcccttaaattaaatttcacaaCCAAGAATTAGACTCCCCAACTTGAGGATTCCATATGAGAAACCCACTTGCGATTCCTCCATCGAGATTCCAGAAGAAAAAACATCTTTATCTTTTGCTCATCATAAAAACAACATCTTTAGAGGTAGTGTCTCTGTACTAGCAGGCCCAAAAAGCACTCTGCTTTCTTTTTGTAATCCCACACAAGTTGtcccaaaaaacataaaattaagtaaaagaCAAACATTTTCTTCGGTATCCTAGACTGATAACTGATCATCTGTGATCACTACTACAGTCTTTTAGCAAACAAATAAGCTACTAGCGAAAATAATTTATGTGCTCATGTGAATATGTTAGATTTGTTTACTGGCCATTATTTTCTCACAAGCTTATAACGTATTTTACTACTAGTTAAACAtatagtcattttttttaattataatccTGTTATCTTAATCGAAAAGTTAAACATATAGtcatgttattttatatttataagctaattttttaggacaatataaattttataagttaACTTATCTATTAGTATTACTTATTCGCATAGCTCATGTGTTGATATTTTAAGTGTGAATTGAATTTCACATTCAATGTAAAGTGAATGTTGAATACTTTATAAATGAGAGGGCACATAAACATAATTCGTTAAAAGTTTTGGATTAAAATATAGTGTCAAATTCAAACTCACTTATCTAATTGTTCAAGCtcaaacccacttgggttggtgcattggtattggcttgagacctaggagtgtgctcctcttgaggtctgaggttcgattctctctagcgctaatttgggtgggctaatttaacttcttcaaaaaaaaattgttcaagaCTCAAGGTGATGATATCCGAATCCTACGTGACCCAACACCATGTCACGTCATATTTGTCACTTTAGTGCTCCTCATCACCCTACTTTACCTCTTTTATGTTCCAATTCCaaatgtttatgtttatgtttatgtcACTCTGTCACCCACATCCAAATTCCTTTACTTTACTACCCTCTTCTTATAAACCTTAATCTTAGTATATTTATTATATACCACTTCCAACCTTCCCCGACACCAAACATTCCAAACCAAAACTGTTCCTCTATTAGATGGCAACAAACAGTGTCCAAGAAAAACAGAACCATCCAAAAGAAGAACCAGAAGAACATGAAGAAGCATTGTCACTTTGTGATCTTCCACTATCTCCAAACCAATTATCAACTAAAGAAGAACAACACTCTCACATCAatgaaaaacaagaagaatTCAATTTTCATTCATGGGTTGGTTTCTTTTCAACAGAACCAAAAATGTGTGTAGCTGATGAAGTTTTCTTCCAAGGTCAAATTCTTCCATCACGTTTCTCATTCAGCTCCGAAGCCGGCTTATTAACAACAAAATCACTATACCAACAACATGATGGTAAGCAATTCAATTCCAAATTCAATCAATGCAAATTCAACGAGTTTCGAAGCAATAGTAGTACAAGTCAAAACTCGAATACATCAACTAGTACTAGTTCTACTACAACACCAAtagtttcaaattcaatttcttcaaaatccAAAGTTAGAAACCAATTTCACACACATCCAAGTCCAAAACCTCAGTTAAAATCATCTTGTCCAAGAAAATCGACAACTCAAAGTAGAAAATCATCGGTATGGGAAATTTTTCGATTAGGCGTGGTCCCTACGCCAGAAATAGAATTACAAGACCTCAAGGTTCGTAGTAGTAATAAAAATTGTGTCAGTCGTAATAGTAGTAgcagtagtagtaataatagtACTTTAAATGATAAAGGTGGCAAAATGAGTAAGAAAAATGATGTTTTCAAACACTTTGTTGGTAAACGAGGTGGTTTGTTGAGTGGTTGTGATTGTTCAATTGAAACGGTAAAATTTGACATGGTGATGAACAAAGGTGAAAACAAAAGTGGATATAATGCAGAAAGTACTAGGAAGCATGCCATGAAAGAAAAAGTTATGGAGTGGAAGAAACAGAAGCAAAGGCAAAAGCAAGGGAAAAAGGTCATGTCACGTCGTAGAACGTTTGAATGGCTTAAAGAGTTGCATGCAAATCATGTTGATGAAGAGGCATTGTTATCAAATCCGTCATGAATGGTGGTGGTGAATCGGATCTTCTGCTGCAGATATAGACCGATTAAATTGAGAGAAATTTATCTCCAAATCTAACCGGCCCTATAGCTGCAGCACCATAGTGTAGTTGTAGAGAATCCATATCCGGTGTTGTTGGACCTTAGGTTTCTTGTATTAATGAATTTATGCAATTTAGTCATTTGATTTTATCTTCATTTGTGAACTTGACTTTTCTATATTCACGAAGTTATGCAATCTTCATCGTTCGATCTTAATCGCACGATTTGTATTTAGAATTTTCTAAAAGGGATTCAAGACTCAAAGTCAAAACAATAATGTGTTTGAGTGACTAAATGCAATCTAGTATGCTTGTAGTTTAATTTTAGATTATTGGATTGCCTTTTGGGCTTTTGGCTATTGCTTTTGTTTACCTTTAATTTGAATTCAATTATAATATTGTAGTAGTGCAGGctcttcaatcaaaatttcTTTACTTTCTCATGAGAATGACGCTATAATGaaatttgctttttttttttttaaattaaaatgtttgaaTTGGTTAAGATATTATGGGAGTGATGGTTTTGTGGCTATGAACATGATGGATTTTAAAAAGATCGTAAGCTCCAATACGAGTGAAAATAAGTGCTTATGGTTGTCATGATTGAAATGTGAACTTCAATGCTTTATGGTTGGTTGGGTGGAGAATGTGAATAGTAATTATGGCACTGTTCAAAGTCACGCGAGGGAACAAAAGTTTAGAaataagttttttcaaaaaGATGGAGATTTTTTGTAGAAggcaaaataatatttttgcatACAAGAACAGTTATTGGTTTTGATCATGGAATTGGAGGTGATATAAAGATCAAATATAGGGCCAAGGTATGATGAGGTTCAACATGTCATGGACGGTCCAATAACATGTAAAATGAAATGAACTACTATGCTTGATGTCTTGGCCCTTATATGGGTGTTACATGCggaaattttaatatgaatcaCTCTCTCTCACAAGTGGTTTATTTTGTGtagaatatatatttaaaattttagcaATAACATACATCGTTATTTGAAAGTACaagtttttattataaattaaaaatatctagatattaAGGTAGGGATAGGTATGAAATGGTCCACGTACATGCTACTCCCTGCAGCAAATGATCGTCTTTATTTTTATGACTAAAATAATGACTTAATTTATACCAGtttgattaaaacaacaaaaaataaaatgtaaccaACAATGAACTAACTTCAATCATGTCATTGTTTTAGCCGCAAACACTAAAAGAGTTGtgattttttatcttaaaaaatattgCCGACAACTAATCAttaaaatttatgataattttaagcACTAGTCCATAATGGAGCACTTATAAAGATAATCCACCATAGCACTGACCAACTTTATGCTTCCTCCATTCCTGgcttgattttcttttttgttttctacTATTATCCAGACCAAAGAAAATGATTTGGGTTGTTGATATTATGAATCTCTAAATTGAATTTGAGTTCTTAAAATTAGGTACTGTTGTTtagtattgataaaaaaatagataaaagtATCTGACTCCTTTAAAGTGAGCAATTCAGTTAAGtcattaggtttggtctagtggtgagggatttagATAGTACATATAAGAGTCTGAGTTCGATCTTCtgctcattgtaaaaaaaaaaaaaatgagcaaTTCAGTTTAGAGTGTAAGGTGAATAATTTTAGTCATTACTTAACAAATCAAAGATAGAAGTTATAGGTACCCCATAACAAAGCATGAGTTTGTTTAAATAATAATCCTTGATTTATTCACTTTACACGTTATTCATTTTAGAtgatccaaaataaaaataaaataaaattttccatTCGATGATAAATCACATAGCATATCAAATggtcaaataatttttagtacctttttgtttttccaaattTCGAATACTACATTTGAAAGTTTATAATGATGATGCTAAAAGTCagattaatttttcttttttgaatctAGAAGTTACATAAGAGGCCGGGTTAATTAGGTTTCTTTTGGATATAAATTTGTTGCTATAAAGTTACATGGTGTTATAACATATCTCGTTAGTTGATTTTAAATTTGACGGTTTAGATTTTCAACTTAATTTCAGACAATAAAATGATTCCGGGTATTTATTTTGATCGCACGGCTAGAATCTGTAATTGTGTCAGTTACATCAAATAATCCTATTTCCAAAATAGCATATATACTAATGTTGTTGTATACTCATAATCCTTTTTCCACAATTTCGACAATAGCATACTCAGATCATCTCATCTATTAATGCAAATGTTTCACCTACTTTGCATGAATTTGGGTACAATACTGGGTATACATGCATATGGATACAAGatgcaacaatttttaaaaaactggCACTAGTAcgttaaaaaatacaaataaaatgtATTTCATAACtataacatttaaaatatatatatacaagctAGGAAGTTTCTATAAtgactgtaaaaaaaaaaaaggaagtttCTACAACGATTGATTAGAGAAATATGAAATAATGGAGGGAGATGAGAGAAAACTATGAGATAGAAGATAATTTAGTGAGGGAGGAGATAACATAGTGTTAAGATATGTTATGATTCTCacattataataatttatatgttatgattctcttattataataatttatattgtaattaAATTAGGGTCACACTAGTACAAAAAACGCTTTTTAAGTCAGTTAAAAATGACTTTTTAAGTCGGTTCCGTACCCGTCTTAACAGTTAAAGACATAAGAAGTTTTGATTTGTTAAGTCGGTTTTAACCCGACTTAAGAAAGCACTTTTTAGGTCGGtttaaaatgacattttaagTCGGTCCCGCGTCCAACCTAAGAAAAGCCGACATAAGAAGTATTGAGTTGTTAACACGGATTTTGAACCGACCTAAGAAATAACTTATTAGATCGGTTATCATTCACCCGACTTAAAAAGTAtagaaaatttttaaaaaaaaattacgctctaaatttattaaattaaatactgTTCTAAAGAACCTTTCCCAGcattattcaattcaataaatGCTAATTAAGATGAagatcataaaaaataaaataaaatcaagctttattttataattataacaaCCGAATGAAGTGCTTAGCGACGAATAGAATGTAAAACAATCAAGGACATTAGTTAAAGACATTAACTtattgactatatatatatatatatgcatcacTAGAACAAATCAAAACTCTCAATACAAATAACACTACATAGTACATATATATACTCAGaaacaaaagtaaaatataacattcaCAAGTAATAAACAACACTAAGACAAGGTGAAAGAGATAAGAAATATCACCAAGCCTTGTCTCTTAACACATGTCACTATCAACAATGTTACGAAACTTTTAAtcattatcaaaataaaaacttgCAATAGAAATATAATATCACAATcaaatgataattaaaataagatgaTTAAAAAAAGAGATAACTCATATCTCTCATCAACAATTGCTTCTTTCGCTAATGCTTGAGGTGGATTTTCTGTTTTCTTACTTCTTAGCAACAATGACATTTGGAACCCATGAATAGATAAACCATGCTTGAGAATGAGAAGTTTTCTCCTTCATGAGAAAATGTCCTGAacttaaaaattgaaagaatattaaaaatccctaactaaaatattaataaagttcaatTTAGTTTGAGGcataaaatatcattaagttaaaataacatcaaaatatgCATATTCACAATATGTTTGAAGAGTTTTTATATAACACAAATAACCAAAAGCAAAATACTACAAAGCCAATAATAAGAATCATAAGTTATCAATCATGACATACCAGTAAACCTTCTTTCAAGGCAAGCAACTTAGTAGTTTCTATAGCTTCTTCACT encodes:
- the LOC123919771 gene encoding subtilisin-like protease SBT1.7 gives rise to the protein MKFSFPVFLLVLLMGLCDASSLKSTYIVHVAKSEMPESFEHHALWYESSLQSVSESAEMMYTYENAIHGFSTRLTDEEARLLESQTGILAVWPEVKYELHTTRTPQFLGLDKSADMLFPASSTGSDVVVGVLDTGVWPESKSFDDTGFGPIPTTWKGACESGTNFTASNCNKKLIGARYFAKGAEAMLGPIDETTESRSPRDDDGHGTHTSTTAAGSVVTGASLFGYASGTARGMATRARVAAYKVCWKGGCFSSDILAAIDKAISDNVNVLSLSLGGGMSDYYRDSVAIGAFAAMEKGILVSCSAGNAGPSAYSLSNVAPWITTVGAGTLDRDFPASVSLGNGLNYSGVSLYRGNALPESPLPLIYAGNATNATNGNLCMTGTLSPELVAGKIVLCDRGMNARVQKGAVVKAAGGLGMVLSNTAANGEELVADTHLLPATAVGEKEGDAIKKYLFSDAKSTVKIVFQGTKVGVQPSPVVAAFSSRGPNSITPQILKPDLIAPGVNILAGWSKAVGPTGLPVDERRVDFNIISGTSMSCPHVSGLAALIKSAHPEWSPAAVRSALMTTAYTAYKNGNKLQDSATGKTSTPFDHGSGHVDPIAALNPGLVYDLTVDDYLGFLCALNYTATQITALARRKFQCDAGKKYSVSDLNYPSFAVVFDTMGGVNTVKHTRTLTNVGPAGTYKASVTSDSKAVKITVDPEELSFKENEKKPFTVTFTSSGSTPQKVNGFGRLEWSNGKSIVGTPISISWD
- the LOC123919772 gene encoding uncharacterized protein LOC123919772, coding for MEKQTAKETKPTNDESSKGNTEGLPLEDSPYVQYKDLEDYKRQGYGTQGHQQPKEGRGAGSTEAPTLSGANVASQAEFNATNVINSKGVP
- the LOC123919773 gene encoding uncharacterized protein LOC123919773, which codes for MATNSVQEKQNHPKEEPEEHEEALSLCDLPLSPNQLSTKEEQHSHINEKQEEFNFHSWVGFFSTEPKMCVADEVFFQGQILPSRFSFSSEAGLLTTKSLYQQHDGKQFNSKFNQCKFNEFRSNSSTSQNSNTSTSTSSTTTPIVSNSISSKSKVRNQFHTHPSPKPQLKSSCPRKSTTQSRKSSVWEIFRLGVVPTPEIELQDLKVRSSNKNCVSRNSSSSSSNNSTLNDKGGKMSKKNDVFKHFVGKRGGLLSGCDCSIETVKFDMVMNKGENKSGYNAESTRKHAMKEKVMEWKKQKQRQKQGKKVMSRRRTFEWLKELHANHVDEEALLSNPS